The following are encoded together in the Cynocephalus volans isolate mCynVol1 chromosome 4, mCynVol1.pri, whole genome shotgun sequence genome:
- the TSPAN32 gene encoding tetraspanin-32, producing the protein MGPWSRVRVAKCQMLVTSFFVLLLGLALATMAALTYFGAHLAVISHAPLERNPYKTTHHWAIYTGVSLAVLLTLGAALSAGATMREAQGLMAGGFLCFALVFCVLVQVAFWRFYNPTQVEDAVLDTYDLVYDQAVKSSSSVWRQELEAIQDTFLCCGKRSPFSLLGSAEADLCHGEEAAREDCLQGIRNFLSTHQNIASTLTSAGLALTVYAMLLSSFLWCAIHSGRSLDHKGRYTLTPRAHGCQPQEPSLFRRLPGGFTLRHPSEANTPGDRLGPRGCSDGPQRLPDN; encoded by the exons TGGGGCCTTGGAGTCGAGTCCGGGTCGCCAAATGCCAGATGCTGGTCACCAGCTTCTTTGTCTTG ctgctgGGCCTTGCTTTGGCCACCATGGCGGCTCTCACCTACTTCGGGGCCCACCTTGCTGTCATCAGCCACGCACCCTTGGAGAGGAACCCTTACAAGACCACACACCACTGGG CCATCTACACGGGGGTCAGCCTGGCCGTGCTCCTGACCCTGGGGGCTGCCCTGAGCGCCGGAGCCACCATGAGGGAGGCCCAGGGCCTCATGGCCGGG GGCTTCCTGTGCTTTGCCCTGGTGTTCTGTGTCCTGGTGCAGGTGGCCTTCTGGAGATTCTACAACCCCACGCAG GTGGAGGATGCCGTGCTGGACACCTACGATCTGGTGTATGACCAGGCTGTGAAGAGCTCATCCAGTGTCTGGCGGCAGGAGCTGGAGGCTATCCAGGACACG TTTCTGTGCTGTGGGAAGAGGTCTCCTTTCAGCCTTCTGGGCAGCGCAGAAGCCGACCTGTGTCACGGAGAGGAGGCTGCCAGagag GACTGCCTGCAGGGCATCCGGAACTTCCTGAGCACACACCAGAACATCGCCTCCACCCTGACCAGTGCCGGCCTGGCCCTCACG GTGTACGCGATGCTCCTCAGCTCCTTTCTCTGGTGTGCCATCCACTCCGGCCGCAGCTTGGACCACAAAGGCCGATACACCCTGACTCCACG GGCGCATGGCTGCCAGCCCCAGGAGCCCAGCCTCTTCAGACGTCTCCCGGGTGGATTCACACTTCGACATCCCTCTGAAGCAAACACTCCTGGTGACCGTCTGGGTCCAAGAGGATGCTCAGATGGCCCCCAGCGGCTCCCGGACAACTGA